The proteins below come from a single Argentina anserina chromosome 1, drPotAnse1.1, whole genome shotgun sequence genomic window:
- the LOC126796543 gene encoding uncharacterized protein LOC126796543 yields the protein MKGTSKVIMGATLVMVVSLAIVLGLIMVLLAELYCSLLLRRRRQHKTGSTNSIVNTELSTTTVSATKATTTTFSAEPSSQTQGPPLGSFLGVLRAPRSFLFPSCKEEYNAEPKKQHHSHHRVLDIPNQEISNETPSISVANSPQPKQQDPVQAGTIPNTAGEDHLVYISNPIYDNEANRASSSTTGANTPFETPDTSPSRLEMGGSSSSSGEDNDEVAQPTPSGSGPSSPTTPPLTPMKTLPKEACSVSLRDARSLGTSGSDSNTNNGNSSSSSGSPCTSPSW from the coding sequence atgaaagGCACATCCAAAGTGATAATGGGGGCAACACTGGTCATGGTGGTTAGCCTTGCTATAGTCTTGGGCTTGATCATGGTTCTCCTAGCCGAGCTCTACTGTTCACTCTTgctccgccgccgccgtcaGCACAAAACCGGCAGCACCAACTCCATCGTCAACACTGAGCTCTCCACCACCACTGTCTCCGCCACGAAAGCCACTACCACCACTTTCTCTGCGGAGCCCTCATCACAAACCCAAGGCCCTCCTCTAGGCAGCTTCTTAGGCGTTCTTCGAGCTCCCAGAAGCTTTCTCTTCCCATCTTGCAAAGAGGAGTACAATGCAGAACCAAAGAAGCAACATCACTCCCACCACCGTGTCCTCGACATCCCAAACCAAGAAATATCAAACGAAACTCCATCGATCTCGGTAGCAAATTCACCACAGCCAAAGCAACAAGACCCAGTTCAAGCTGGTACTATTCCAAACACTGCTGGAGAAGATCATTTGGTATACATTTCCAATCCGATTTACGACAACGAAGCAAACAGAGCTAGCAGCAGTACTACAGGAGCAAACACTCCCTTCGAAACCCCGGACACATCACCGTCAAGACTAGAAATGGGGGGTTCTTCTTCCAGCTCCGGTGAAGATAACGATGAGGTAGCTCAACCTACCCCTTCTGGTTCTGGGCCTTCCAGCCCAACCACACCTCCTCTAACTCCAATGAAGACGCTTCCCAAAGAGGCATGCTCTGTTTCTCTCAGAGATGCAAGGTCTCTAGGCACTTCAGGTAGTGATTCCAACACTAACAATGGTAACTCATCCTCATCTTCAGGCTCACCTTGTACTTCTCCTTCATGGTGA
- the LOC126785320 gene encoding ras-related protein Rab5-like isoform X2: protein MGAGKTSLVLRFVTGKFLEYQESTIGAAFFTQVLSLNEATIKFDIWDTAGQERYHSLAPMYYRGAAAAVVVYDITSMESFVRAKKWVFELQRQANPTLIMFLAGNKADLEEKRKVGSEEGEQYAKENGLVFLETSAKTAQNVNELFYEIAKKVAKAIPSRQTGIKLHSRSQPSSRRYCCSV from the exons ATGGGAGCTGGGAAAACAAGTTTGGTATTGAGATTTGTCACAGGAAAATTTCTGGAGTACCAG GAATCAACAATTGGAGCAGCTTTCTTCACTCAGGTTCTGTCATTGAATGAAGCTACCATAAAATTTGATATATGGGACACAGCAGGTCAGGAACGTTACCATAGCCTGGCTCCTATGTATTACCGCGGCGCTGCTGCAGCTGTTGTGGTGTATGATATCACAAGCATG GAGTCATTTGTACGAGCAAAGAAGTGGGTTTTTGAATTGCAAAGACAAG CAAATCCAACTTTAATTATGTTCTTGGCTGGAAACAAGGCTGACttggaagagaagagaaaagtaGGATCTGAG GAAGGTGAACAATATGCTAAAGAAAATGGGTTGGTGTTTCTCGAGACATCTGCAAAAACTGCACAGAATGTCAATGAGCTCTTCTATGAAATAG CAAAAAAAGTGGCTAAAGCTATCCCTTCTCGTCAAACTGGGATAAAATTGCACAGCAGATCACAACCAAGTAGCAGGAGATATTGTTGCTCTGTATGA
- the LOC126785320 gene encoding ras-related protein Rab5-like isoform X1, with amino-acid sequence MARTGNKNIQAKLVLLGDMGAGKTSLVLRFVTGKFLEYQESTIGAAFFTQVLSLNEATIKFDIWDTAGQERYHSLAPMYYRGAAAAVVVYDITSMESFVRAKKWVFELQRQANPTLIMFLAGNKADLEEKRKVGSEEGEQYAKENGLVFLETSAKTAQNVNELFYEIAKKVAKAIPSRQTGIKLHSRSQPSSRRYCCSV; translated from the exons ATGGCAAGAACAGGGAATAAGAACATACAAGCCAAGCTG GTACTTCTTGGGGACATGGGAGCTGGGAAAACAAGTTTGGTATTGAGATTTGTCACAGGAAAATTTCTGGAGTACCAG GAATCAACAATTGGAGCAGCTTTCTTCACTCAGGTTCTGTCATTGAATGAAGCTACCATAAAATTTGATATATGGGACACAGCAGGTCAGGAACGTTACCATAGCCTGGCTCCTATGTATTACCGCGGCGCTGCTGCAGCTGTTGTGGTGTATGATATCACAAGCATG GAGTCATTTGTACGAGCAAAGAAGTGGGTTTTTGAATTGCAAAGACAAG CAAATCCAACTTTAATTATGTTCTTGGCTGGAAACAAGGCTGACttggaagagaagagaaaagtaGGATCTGAG GAAGGTGAACAATATGCTAAAGAAAATGGGTTGGTGTTTCTCGAGACATCTGCAAAAACTGCACAGAATGTCAATGAGCTCTTCTATGAAATAG CAAAAAAAGTGGCTAAAGCTATCCCTTCTCGTCAAACTGGGATAAAATTGCACAGCAGATCACAACCAAGTAGCAGGAGATATTGTTGCTCTGTATGA
- the LOC126785320 gene encoding ras-related protein RHN1-like isoform X3 has translation MARTGNKNIQAKLVLLGDMGAGKTSLVLRFVTGKFLEYQESTIGAAFFTQVLSLNEATIKFDIWDTAGQERYHSLAPMYYRGAAAAVVVYDITSMESFVRAKKWVFELQRQANPTLIMFLAGNKADLEEKRKVGSEEGEQYAKENGLVFLETSAKTAQNVNELFYEIDL, from the exons ATGGCAAGAACAGGGAATAAGAACATACAAGCCAAGCTG GTACTTCTTGGGGACATGGGAGCTGGGAAAACAAGTTTGGTATTGAGATTTGTCACAGGAAAATTTCTGGAGTACCAG GAATCAACAATTGGAGCAGCTTTCTTCACTCAGGTTCTGTCATTGAATGAAGCTACCATAAAATTTGATATATGGGACACAGCAGGTCAGGAACGTTACCATAGCCTGGCTCCTATGTATTACCGCGGCGCTGCTGCAGCTGTTGTGGTGTATGATATCACAAGCATG GAGTCATTTGTACGAGCAAAGAAGTGGGTTTTTGAATTGCAAAGACAAG CAAATCCAACTTTAATTATGTTCTTGGCTGGAAACAAGGCTGACttggaagagaagagaaaagtaGGATCTGAG GAAGGTGAACAATATGCTAAAGAAAATGGGTTGGTGTTTCTCGAGACATCTGCAAAAACTGCACAGAATGTCAATGAGCTCTTCTATGAAATAG ATCTATAG